The stretch of DNA CCGAATACCAGCATACCAAAGCTTTGAATGCTGACATAATAGGGCGGTGGAAAGTTAACACCTAACAATGTGGGTTCTACGACGCGTGAAATCAGTAAAGTCAACGACAGAAACATTTGAAAATAAAACGCCCAGAACATTACCGAAATGATGCAGAGAAGCCCAATAACCATTGTTTGTCGGGCCTGGGTACCGCTTTCACGCTGAATGGTGGTCACCAGATAGGCGAGAGAAATGACGACTACTGTTCCGAAAGCCGCATTGGCAATACTTGCGAAATTAAGAATAAGAAAAGAAACTCCCCACAATGCCAGCATAATTGCGGCTGCTTTAAATAGCTTGGCCGCCTGATACTCGAAAGGATGATAGTCCTCAATTTTGTAAAATCTGACACCGAACCCAAAGACAAAAAGCGAAATGATCATCCCAAGCGCGGCACTGAAAAAGGAAACGCCCCAACCGAAGTGCTCATTTAGCTGGCTCGGCAAAGTGGTTCCGAGAATAATTCCAGTAGTAATCCCCATGTAAAATATCGTAAAACCGCTTTCACGCCGGGGTGAGTCTGCAGAATATTCATTACCGAGAAGCGAGGAAATATTGGGCTTTAACAGACCTGTGCCGACTGCTATTCCCGACAAAGCCGCAGTCAGAATGGCAGGGGATGAAAAAAGAGAAAGGAATAAATAACTGGTAAACAGACAGAGTGCACCAACAATAACTGTTCTTTTCTGACCCAATAAATTATCGGCTATCCACCCGCCTACTAATGGGGATAAATAGGTAACTGCGGTAAAAGAGCCTACTAATGAATAGACCTGATCATCAGGCCACCCAAAGTGGAGTGCAAGATAAAGGGCTAAAAGGGATTGAACCACATAAAAGCCATATCTTTCCCACATCTCTGTGGCAAAAAAAACTTTCAATGAAGGAGGATGAGTATAGGGTATTGTGTTCACGATAGGTATCTTAACATATATTGCTGCAAGTGTAGCATGTGGATTAAAAGTTTTCATCAGGATAGTAGTCAAACCTTAATTATACAGCGCGTTCCAATTCCCTACTTCAGTCAATATCGCCTGTTGAATTACTATATTCCAGCACACCATTCTCTGGTGTATGCTATCTTCCTCGGAATGTCTAAGGGAGCAGTACAATGAGTGTGCAATCTAGTAGGGAGCGGCTGGTGAAAGCCAGAACAGGCAATGAACTCGAGACAGGAAACTGGTTAACAGAAGCTGCCTTGCGGATGCTATGCAATAACCTTGATCCGGAGGTCGCAGAAAACCCCGACTCATTAATTGTCTATGGTGGGCTTGGTAAAGCAGCGCGAAACTGGAACTGCTTTGATGCAATAGTCAGAATTTTAAAAAAGCTTGAATCTAATCAGACGCTTTTAATCCAATCAGGCAAGCCTGTAGGGGTTTTTACAACTCATGTGGATGCCCCTCGTGTGTTGATTGCCAATTCTAATCTGGTTCCTCATTGGGCAAACTGGGAGCATTTTAATGAATTAGATAAAAAAGGCCTGATGATGTACGGCCAAATGACTGCGGGAAGCTGGATCTATATTGGATCTCAAGGCATTGTCCAGGGGACTTATGAAACCTTTGTTGCTGCAGGTAAAAAACATTATCAGGGAAGTCTCGAGGGAAAATGGATATTATCAGCGGGACTAGGTGGAATGGGCGGGGCGCAACCCTTGGCCGCCACAATGGCAGGTGCCAGTATGCTGGCAGTTGAATGCGATCAAACGCGTATCAGTAAACGGCTGGACACTCGTTATCTGGACAAAAGCACTGATAATTTGGATGAGGCTTTGGATTGGATTAACAAAGCTCTTAGCAATAATGCGCCGGTTTCAGTTGGTCTGCTTGGTAATGCGGCCGATATTTATCCGGAGCTGGCAAAGCGCGGGATTCGTCCAGATCTGATAACCGATCAAACCAGCGCCCATGATCCGCTCAATGGCTATTTACCAAAAGGCTGGACTTTGGAAAAAGCGGCTTTACTGAGAAGAACCCATCCTGAAGAAGTGGTTGCGGCAGCGAAGTCATCAATGGCGGAACAGGTCGAAGCCATGCTCTATTTCCAGACACAGGGTATTCCAGTATTTGATTACGGTAATAATATACGTCAAATGGCATTTGAAGCCGGAGTCAAAGACGCCTTTGCTATTCCAGGTTTTGTTCCAAGCTACATCAGGCCCTTATTTTGCGAAGGCGTGGGTCCTTTCCGTTGGGTTGCATTATCAGGAGATCCCGAAGACATCTATGCAACTGACGAAAAGGTAAAAGAGTTATTACCTGAAAATCAGCCGCTTCACCGCTGGCTGGATATGGCGAAAGAAAGAATCAGTTTCCAGGGCTTGCCAGCCAGAATTTGCTGGGTTGGACTTAAAGACCGGGCACGCTTGGGATTAGCCTTCAATCAAATGGTAAAAACCGGGGAATTAAAAGCCCCTGTTGTGA from Legionella quinlivanii encodes:
- a CDS encoding peptide MFS transporter; the protein is MNTIPYTHPPSLKVFFATEMWERYGFYVVQSLLALYLALHFGWPDDQVYSLVGSFTAVTYLSPLVGGWIADNLLGQKRTVIVGALCLFTSYLFLSLFSSPAILTAALSGIAVGTGLLKPNISSLLGNEYSADSPRRESGFTIFYMGITTGIILGTTLPSQLNEHFGWGVSFFSAALGMIISLFVFGFGVRFYKIEDYHPFEYQAAKLFKAAAIMLALWGVSFLILNFASIANAAFGTVVVISLAYLVTTIQRESGTQARQTMVIGLLCIISVMFWAFYFQMFLSLTLLISRVVEPTLLGVNFPPPYYVSIQSFGMLVFGYFLSRRAPRLNSIQNGLSTGNKFVLAMIFMTLAYGLITFVCVTDNHSHLLSPWLFIPAYLLISIAELLLSPVGLSAITVLASRRKVSTMMGIFFVSLGIGGFLSGKLANLTSVEGGSTMSVSLLKIHYAQSFTHLLIILLVATLLCFVLNLIIRKLLLGKSD
- the hutU gene encoding urocanate hydratase; the encoded protein is MSVQSSRERLVKARTGNELETGNWLTEAALRMLCNNLDPEVAENPDSLIVYGGLGKAARNWNCFDAIVRILKKLESNQTLLIQSGKPVGVFTTHVDAPRVLIANSNLVPHWANWEHFNELDKKGLMMYGQMTAGSWIYIGSQGIVQGTYETFVAAGKKHYQGSLEGKWILSAGLGGMGGAQPLAATMAGASMLAVECDQTRISKRLDTRYLDKSTDNLDEALDWINKALSNNAPVSVGLLGNAADIYPELAKRGIRPDLITDQTSAHDPLNGYLPKGWTLEKAALLRRTHPEEVVAAAKSSMAEQVEAMLYFQTQGIPVFDYGNNIRQMAFEAGVKDAFAIPGFVPSYIRPLFCEGVGPFRWVALSGDPEDIYATDEKVKELLPENQPLHRWLDMAKERISFQGLPARICWVGLKDRARLGLAFNQMVKTGELKAPVVIGRDHLDSGSVASPNRETEGMMDGSDAVSDWPLLNALLNCASGATWVSIHHGGGVGMGFSQHAGMVIVADGSDEAARRLARVLHNDPASGVMRHADAGYSLAKQCARENHLWLPMEEEKAHV